AAATTTTTCCTGTGCCATTGCGATCGCACCTTTACCCATCGACATTAACACCACAGGTACACCACGCGGACGCTTGGCAATTATTGGCACAGGTCCAGGCAGAAGTGATTGGATGTCACCAGAAGTCAAAGAAATTTTACGTAATGCCACTGATTTTGTTGGTTATTCTACTTACCTGGATTTAGTTAGTGCCTTCACCAAAGGCAAACACCTGCATGAATCAGACAATCGGGAAGAAATTGCCCGAGCAAAGGTCGCCCTGGATTTAGCAGCACAGGGACGATTTGTGGCAGTGATATCCTCTGGAGATCCTGGAATCTATGCAATGGCAGCAGCAGTATTTGAGGTGCTGGATAAACAAGCAAAGCCAGAATGGCAAGGTATTGAAATTCAAGTAGCGCCGGGTATTTCCGCAATGCAGGCAGCCGCAGCGAAGATGGGCGCGCCTCTTGGTCATGATTTCTGTGTAATTTCCCTCTCAGATATTTTAAAGCCTTGGTCAATTATCGAACAACGCATTAGTGCTGCTGCCGAAGCAGATTTTGTTATTGCTTTTTATAATCCGGTGTCTAAGCAACGTACCTGGCAATTAGCAGAGGCACAAAATATACTCCTGCGTCATCGTTCTCCTGATACCCCAGTGGTAGTGGCGCGCAACCTCGGCAGAGAGGCTGAATCTACTATAGTCTGTACTCTGGAAAATTTAGTACCAGAACATGCTGATATGCGGACAGTGATTCTTGTTGGTTCCAGCAAAACCCGGATGATCCAAAAGCGAGATGGTGGTATCTGGGTTTATACTCCCCGTCGCTATGATAATTAACGTAAGTTCGCAATCAGTGATCAGTTATCGGTCATTATTAACTGTTAACTGATGACTGTGTAAAGTTCGGATCGCTTCCACTAGTATTTCTGGAGTAACAGGTTTAGCAATATGCTGTTGAAAACCCGCAGCTAGTGCTTGTTTCTGATTCACTTCTCCCGCATAAGCACTCAGGGCGATCGCTATAATCTTATTTTCTGGTTCTGATTCCAACGCGCGGATCTGACGCATTAACATATAGCCATCTGTTTCTGGCATCCCAATGTCGCTAACTAGAATGTCTGGCTTGAATTGCGTCAGTATTTGTAATGCTTCCCTAGCAGATGCTGTTGCAGCTACTTCAGCACCTGCTTGTTCCAAGACAAAAGCGAGAAAATTACGGGAATCTACTTCATCATCAACCACCAAAACCCGGAGATTTGTTAGTGGTAAAGTGTCAGGAGTAGACGTGCAGGAGTGATTCGTCGCTGTTCCATCTTTGGGTCTAACACTTGCGGATTTGATTGGTAACCTAACAGTAAAAGTTGCTCCTTGTCCCTCTCCTGGACTTTCTGCTGCAACGGTTCCCCCATGCAATTCAACGAGGTGACGTACGATCGCCAGCCCTAACCCTAATCCCCCAAACATCCGGGTTGTGGTGCTATCTGCTTGCCGAAAATACTCAAACACATGGGGTAAAAAATCTGGAGAAATTCCTTTACCTGTATCTGTGATTTGAATTTGAGCATACTTTGTCATTTGTCCTTTATCATTTGTCCTTTGTTCTTTACCTTCTCCAGATGACGTAGACGCGCCAGCGGTGAGACAGCGCGGTCTTGGGGGTTTCCCCCATGAGCGACTACGAACCCGAAGGGCTTCCCGTAGGGTATGACTAGTGACCAATGACAAGCGAATTTCTACCTGTCCTCCTTGGGGCGTAAACTTGACAGCATTGGAGAGTAAATTCCAAATCAATTGCTGGAGGCGGGCTGAATCTCCTAAAACTGGGAATTTGGGATTGTTTGGTTGTTCCTCGGTTGGTATGGATGCTAAATTTTGCTGACCATTCTCCAATCCAAAATCTGAAATTGTAAATCGCAAATCGATGGACTTGGCTTGGGCTGCTAACTGCACGGTTTCAAGTGCCGATTGAATCACCTCTGGCAGGTTAATAGGAGCCATATTGAGGCTAAGCTTACCTTGGAGAATGCGCGAGACATCTAAAAGATCCTCAATGAGTTGGGTTTGGAGTTTAGCGTTGCGCTCAATTGTTTCTAAGGCATAATCTGTTTTTGCCGCATCCAATTTTCCCGTGCGCAGCAATTTAGACCAACCCAAAATTGGATTGAGTGGTGTTCGCAACTCATGGGACAGCACCGCCAAGAATTCATCTTTGACCCGGTTGGCAGCTTCTGCCACACTTCTTGCTGTTCGTTCTGCTTCGTAGAGGCGAGTACGAGCGATCGCCTGGGCACATTGTTGGGCCAGCGATAGGATAAACACTTGTTGTTCCCCATCCAACTGTTGTGGCTCAATGAAACCAAAAGACATGCCTCCGACTGCCCGACCTTCAACTATCAGGGGAATGGAAATCCAAGCATCGAAGGGCTGCTGCTCATACTGTTCTCTGAGGTGCGGATAGTGGATTGCTCGTCTTTGTGATGATTCTGCCCAGATGGGCTGTCCGGTGCGTACGGCTTCTGCTAAAGGCACAGGCTCATTGAGGGAAAATCGCTGCCAAGGGTTGATTTGCTCGGGTTCACAGCCCACGGTTCGGATAACTTCGAGTTCAGTGCCAGTCTCATTCACTAAGGCAATCAGGGCAAATTTCGCACCCAGAACCGCAATTCCTTGATCTGCAATCACATCTGCTACCTGGAGGGGGGTCAGAGATTCCGAAAAAGCAGCCGTCACAGACTGAAGGCGGGCAATGCGCTCGGCAGATTGCTCTGCGGCTTGTTGCGACTGCTGTGCTTCTTGGTAGAGGCGGGCATTATCAATAGCGATCGCAGCTCGATGGGCAATGTCTTCTGCCAAGTCTATATCTGCCTGGTGATAACGGCGATCAGATTCAGCTGTGACCAAGGAAATTGCTCCTAAAATCTGTCCGCGAGCAATTAACGGTGAAACAATGGCAGACTTTAAGCCCAGTTCGCGCAAGATGCGTAGATGTTCAGCGTCTTGAGCCACCATTACTAATGCAGCATCTGGAATTTCAGTTGCCATTTCGCTTTTTCCAGTTCGCAGCACTTTCGGCACTCCTTCCATCTCGTCGATTCGTCTAGGATATTGCCGATGAATTTCCCAACCCAATGCCACTTTCGTTGGGTCACGGTGAGCCACTGCAACCCGATGAATGAATTGATTGTCTTGCAGCAGGTCGATCGCGCACCAGTCCGCAAACAATGGCACTACCAAATTTGCCACAGTTGCCAGAGTACATTCATAATCCAGTGAGGATGCCAGTACTGTGCTGACTTCTGCCAGAAATGCCGATCGCCGCTGGTCGGCTTCTGCTTTGATCCGGGCAATTTGCTCTTGAACTTGCTGCCGCATCAATTGGGCGTGTTCCGCTTCTGAGCGTTTGCGCTCGGTAATGTCTTTGTTAATACCAATAAAAAAGATGGGATTCCCGGTTTTGTCGTACACGGGTTTTGCTGTTGTTTCAATTGGCACTAGCGATCCATCTTTTCGCACACAGGGAATTTCACCACAAAACTTTCCTGCTGTCTGAATAGACTGAATAATTTCAGCCGTCATTGTCGCTTTGATATCCAGGTGATGGAGAAAGTTAACGGGTTTACCGATCACCTCTGCGGCTGTATAGCCAAAGATTTGCTCGGCATTACCCAGCCAGCGTTGAATCTTCCCTTCCAAATCGGTTAACAAAATGGCATCGGGCATTTGTTGCAAAGCAACATCTGATACCAGTAATTCGGCTTCGGCTTGTTTGCGTTCGGTGATGTCGTGCATCACAACGACTGCTCCTTGTTTTTTGCCCTGGCTATCAGCGATCGCCTGTCCACTAGCAAGTAGTGTCCTCGCCTTTCCCTGTTTGGGCGCAATCACCATTTCAACATTCTCGACTGTTTGTCCTTGTAACGCTCGAAATAGGGGGATATCGTTTTTGGACATCCGCGTTTTGCCATCGGGCAAATACAAGTCATAGTATTCTGCCCACTGTTCGGGTGGCAGTGGTTGTTCGGGCAAGCCATGAAATTCCCGTGCTGCGCGATTAAATAAAGTCAAAATTCCCTCGGCGTTACAGGCTACGATTCCTGCCTGGACATGCTCAAGCAGCACTTTGAGTAACTCCTGTTCTTTTTGCAGGGCTGCTTGGGCTTGCTGCCGTTGTGCAATTTCTAAGCGGAGTAATTCGTTTCCTTGTGATAATTCAGCCGTCCGTTGTTCAACTAATTGCTCTAACTCTTGCTGGGCTTGTTGCTGTGCTGCTTCTGTTTGCTGCCGCTCTAATTGATCCATTACCATTGCGGCTAGATCCGCGAGGATGGCTTTTTGCTCTTCGGTTAAGGCATCACGGGGTTTTGTATCTAACAAACAAAGACTTCCCAGGTTAAAGCCATCTTGGGTGAGCAATGGTGCGCCGGCATAGAACCGCAAACCCGGTTCATTTTGTACAAAGGGATTACAGATAAGGCGACGATCTTGCTTGGTGTCGGGAATAACTAATACCTCGTTGGATAATAGCGTCAAGCTGCAAATAATTTCATCTCGTTGCACCTCGCGTATCTCAAAGCCATAGGAAGATTTAAACCAGCCTCTCGATTCATCAATCAGCAAAACCAACGCGATCGGCACATCAAATAAACGTGCTGCCAAGGAGGTGATACGATCAAAGGCAACTTCTGGTGGGGTGTCGAGAATATTGTATCGCCGCAGTGCCTCTAAACGCTCTACCTCATTTGCAGGTAAAGGAGCAGTTGTTGCCATCGGTTGAGGGGAAGATTCAGTCATGAACTTTGAGGAGTAGGGGCGACCAGAAGGCTGGATGTGAACTTTTTCCTAGCGATTCCCAGTGCAGTAAGCCACCCCTAATGTTGCTGCAAATTGCTCCTGGCTCAGTGCGGTTAACTGCCTCAGTTGACGAATCAGCTGGCTAAGTTCTGGTTGCTTAAGCACAGTTGCCTCTTTCAGTACGAAAGTTTGAGCCGGAACTGAACAAATTTAGAGACAGTATAGCATATACTATATCTGAATTATCCGTGAGTTAGAGGTTGTATTTATCTATATAGGTTATCTATATAGGTAGCCAAGCCTGAAAATAAATATCCGCAGGTTCCTACGTGAGGGTAGCGGATATTTATGAGTTCCGACGTAAAGACACCGATATGAGTTTCCCGTGTCTCTAGCGAAATGGTTTTTGTGAAGTGGGATAGCAGAAGTTATGCACAAAAGCGGGTTGTAATCCGCTTCATCGCCTCTTCGACATTCTCCCGACTATTAAATGCGGAAATTCGGAAATAACCTTCACCTGCTGCACCAAAGCCAGATCCTGGTGTACCCACAACATTGCAACTATGCAGCAATTTGTCGAAGAAGTCCCAACTCGAAAGACCATTGGGTGTTTTCACCCAGACATAAGGTGCATTTACACCACCGTAGACAGCTAATCCTGCTGCTGTTAGTTGCTCGCGAATGATTTTAGCGTTTTCTAGGTAAAAACTAATCAGGGCTTTGGTTTGCGTTTGTCCGTTTTCAGAATAAACTGCCTCAGCTCCGCGTTGTACGATGTAGGACACACCATTAAACTTAGTAGATTGGCGGCGATTCCAGAGTTTCCACAGTTCCACATCGGAACCATCAGCAGCTTTAGCTGTGAGATTCTTGGGTACAACAGTCAATGCACACCGCGTACCAGTAAATCCAGCATTTTTAGAAAAAGAACGGAATTCGATCGCACAATCTCTTGCTCCCTCAATTTCATAGATAGAGTGGGGAATTTCTGAATCAGTAATATAGGCTTCGTAAGCAGCATCAAAGAAAATGATTGAACCATTCGCCCTTGCATAGTCTACCCAGGCATTGAGATGTTCTTTAGTAGCAACTGCACCGGTGGGATTATTGGGGAAGCAGAGGTAAATTAAATCAACTTTCTGTGAGGGGATAGTAGCGGTGAAGTTATTTTCTGCTGTGATTGGCAGATAAACTAAACCTTCATACTCGCCTTTATCGTTAGAATTGCCTGTATTTCCCGCCATAACATTAGTATCTACATATACCGGATATACAGGGTCAGTGACGGCAATAGTATTATTTTTGCCAAAGATTTCAAGAATATTTCCTGTGTCACACTTAGATCCATCAGACACAAAAATTTCCGATGCATCAATTTCGCACCCCCGCGCTTGGAAGTCGTGTGTAGCTATTTTTTCTCGTAGCCAAGCGTAACCTTGTTCCGGGCCATAGCCTTTGAAAGTGGCGCGATCGCCCATTTCTTCTACAGCCTTAATCATCGCAGTGCGGCAAGCTTCTGGCAATGGTTCGGTGACGTCACCAATACCTAACCTGATAATTTTGGCATCTGGGTTAGCTTCTGCGAAAGCGTTGACACGACGCGCAATTTCAGGAAACAGATAACCAGCTTTCAGCTTGAGGTAGTTGTCGTTAATCGTAGCCATAGTTGGGAATTTTTATAAATGCTCTAAATAAACCAGCTTACTGCTATGTGCGATATCTTGGTTGAGTTGCGATCGCCAATATTAGTTTTCATCATCTGTGTAGGCGAAGCGTCACTGTAGATACTTTACGAAATTCTCTGACGCCAAGCAGTTACTGATTGAAACTAAACCGACCGTTGACCTTTTTACCGACCACATTCGCAGTAACTTTCACTTGATACTGACCAGTAGTTTTTTCAGCAAGTGTAGCCGTGTAGTGTTTGCCTTTGGCATCATAAATGAGAGGGATTGTTTTGTGTTGTCCATCGGGTAGCTGAACTTCAGCCGTTACTTTTGCGTTAGATACTGTTTCATGGTTGTCACCTTTTAGTAGGTATAAATCCATGTGAGTTGCACTTGCTTCTTTTT
Above is a genomic segment from Fischerella sp. JS2 containing:
- a CDS encoding XRE family transcriptional regulator translates to MLKQPELSQLIRQLRQLTALSQEQFAATLGVAYCTGNR
- a CDS encoding GAF domain-containing protein, which translates into the protein MTESSPQPMATTAPLPANEVERLEALRRYNILDTPPEVAFDRITSLAARLFDVPIALVLLIDESRGWFKSSYGFEIREVQRDEIICSLTLLSNEVLVIPDTKQDRRLICNPFVQNEPGLRFYAGAPLLTQDGFNLGSLCLLDTKPRDALTEEQKAILADLAAMVMDQLERQQTEAAQQQAQQELEQLVEQRTAELSQGNELLRLEIAQRQQAQAALQKEQELLKVLLEHVQAGIVACNAEGILTLFNRAAREFHGLPEQPLPPEQWAEYYDLYLPDGKTRMSKNDIPLFRALQGQTVENVEMVIAPKQGKARTLLASGQAIADSQGKKQGAVVVMHDITERKQAEAELLVSDVALQQMPDAILLTDLEGKIQRWLGNAEQIFGYTAAEVIGKPVNFLHHLDIKATMTAEIIQSIQTAGKFCGEIPCVRKDGSLVPIETTAKPVYDKTGNPIFFIGINKDITERKRSEAEHAQLMRQQVQEQIARIKAEADQRRSAFLAEVSTVLASSLDYECTLATVANLVVPLFADWCAIDLLQDNQFIHRVAVAHRDPTKVALGWEIHRQYPRRIDEMEGVPKVLRTGKSEMATEIPDAALVMVAQDAEHLRILRELGLKSAIVSPLIARGQILGAISLVTAESDRRYHQADIDLAEDIAHRAAIAIDNARLYQEAQQSQQAAEQSAERIARLQSVTAAFSESLTPLQVADVIADQGIAVLGAKFALIALVNETGTELEVIRTVGCEPEQINPWQRFSLNEPVPLAEAVRTGQPIWAESSQRRAIHYPHLREQYEQQPFDAWISIPLIVEGRAVGGMSFGFIEPQQLDGEQQVFILSLAQQCAQAIARTRLYEAERTARSVAEAANRVKDEFLAVLSHELRTPLNPILGWSKLLRTGKLDAAKTDYALETIERNAKLQTQLIEDLLDVSRILQGKLSLNMAPINLPEVIQSALETVQLAAQAKSIDLRFTISDFGLENGQQNLASIPTEEQPNNPKFPVLGDSARLQQLIWNLLSNAVKFTPQGGQVEIRLSLVTSHTLREALRVRSRSWGKPPRPRCLTAGASTSSGEGKEQRTNDKGQMTKYAQIQITDTGKGISPDFLPHVFEYFRQADSTTTRMFGGLGLGLAIVRHLVELHGGTVAAESPGEGQGATFTVRLPIKSASVRPKDGTATNHSCTSTPDTLPLTNLRVLVVDDEVDSRNFLAFVLEQAGAEVAATASAREALQILTQFKPDILVSDIGMPETDGYMLMRQIRALESEPENKIIAIALSAYAGEVNQKQALAAGFQQHIAKPVTPEILVEAIRTLHSHQLTVNNDR
- a CDS encoding LL-diaminopimelate aminotransferase, which produces MATINDNYLKLKAGYLFPEIARRVNAFAEANPDAKIIRLGIGDVTEPLPEACRTAMIKAVEEMGDRATFKGYGPEQGYAWLREKIATHDFQARGCEIDASEIFVSDGSKCDTGNILEIFGKNNTIAVTDPVYPVYVDTNVMAGNTGNSNDKGEYEGLVYLPITAENNFTATIPSQKVDLIYLCFPNNPTGAVATKEHLNAWVDYARANGSIIFFDAAYEAYITDSEIPHSIYEIEGARDCAIEFRSFSKNAGFTGTRCALTVVPKNLTAKAADGSDVELWKLWNRRQSTKFNGVSYIVQRGAEAVYSENGQTQTKALISFYLENAKIIREQLTAAGLAVYGGVNAPYVWVKTPNGLSSWDFFDKLLHSCNVVGTPGSGFGAAGEGYFRISAFNSRENVEEAMKRITTRFCA